Genomic window (Drosophila sulfurigaster albostrigata strain 15112-1811.04 chromosome 2R, ASM2355843v2, whole genome shotgun sequence):
CTCAGTTGATAACGTTTCTTTCgaactttttctgtttttttccgCTCGAACAGTTGACGCTCCTCGTCGTGATAAGTCTGCAAGAGTTGCTGTCACTTCCAGCACCAGCCATCGAGAATGCGTTAGTATCTAAAGTGTATCTATAGCTGCGGATTCCATTGAATGCTTTTGTGCTTGCAGCGCGTACACTAGCGTGGATTTATTCGCTGATGAATCAGCGCCAGCACAAGTGGCTGTGTTAGCACCATTCGTCAAACGCCATCGTCGtcacgatgacgatgactgGGATGAGGAACCCCATTGCAATCACAGACACAGAGGACACAGAAGACATGGTCATTGGCATGGACATGGACCGGGGCGAAGAGATGATCCTGGGTTCGGTCATGGACCAGGACCTGGCTTTGGTCCACCACCGGGACCTGGCTTTGGACCACCACCTGGACATGGCTTTGGTCCAGGACCTGGTCGTGGATTTGGCCCAGGATATGGTCATGGTCCAGGACATGGACACGGACCTGGCCATTGGCATGGTGAAGGTCAGCACAACTTTGGTTATCCACCCCCACCACCTGACTTATTCTTTC
Coding sequences:
- the LOC133837242 gene encoding kininogen-1 isoform X2 — translated: MAASCTGIILTLLVVISLQELLSLPAPAIENAAYTSVDLFADESAPAQVAVLAPFVKRHRRHDDDDWDEEPHCNHRHRGHRRHGHWHGHGPGRRDDPGFGHGPGPGFGPPPGPGFGPPPGHGFGPGPGRGFGPGYGHGPGHGHGPGHWHGEDGSQSSEELLNVSSPAPPEEATTQPTPSTSSSIPIVTTTEDSTLGIDLRIGSD
- the LOC133837242 gene encoding RNA-binding protein 27 isoform X1 — its product is MAASCTGIILTLLVVISLQELLSLPAPAIENAAYTSVDLFADESAPAQVAVLAPFVKRHRRHDDDDWDEEPHCNHRHRGHRRHGHWHGHGPGRRDDPGFGHGPGPGFGPPPGPGFGPPPGHGFGPGPGRGFGPGYGHGPGHGHGPGHWHGEGQHNFGYPPPPPDLFFLDRPFPDDQAFFQPYPNDLTNDGSQSSEELLNVSSPAPPEEATTQPTPSTSSSIPIVTTTEDSTLGIDLRIGSD